In the Bacillus spongiae genome, one interval contains:
- a CDS encoding YaaR family protein, which yields MKINQDMKIGLDKMKFDQTETSTNSKSFGTIVQNKQQKLHMEQLSKLLLNVEQAGGILARSRNLKDLSKYKSLVKRFIKETVDFGMSLKHSHTWNQFGEGRKLKIIETIDQELVQLSEDVLNQERESIDILGRIGEIKGLLINLYT from the coding sequence ATGAAAATTAACCAAGATATGAAAATTGGTTTAGATAAAATGAAGTTTGACCAAACTGAAACGAGCACTAACAGCAAATCATTTGGAACGATTGTGCAAAATAAGCAACAAAAACTTCACATGGAACAGCTCTCTAAACTACTTTTAAATGTCGAGCAGGCAGGTGGAATTCTTGCTCGCTCCCGAAATTTAAAAGACCTTTCAAAATATAAAAGTTTAGTAAAAAGGTTTATTAAAGAAACGGTGGACTTTGGAATGAGCTTGAAACACTCTCATACATGGAATCAATTTGGTGAGGGACGGAAGCTAAAAATAATAGAAACGATTGATCAAGAACTCGTTCAACTTTCAGAAGATGTTTTAAATCAAGAGAGAGAGTCAATCGATATCCTTGGACGAATTGGTGAAATTAAAGGGCTATTGATTAATTTATATACGTAA
- the tmk gene encoding dTMP kinase has protein sequence MNKNGLFITVEGPEGAGKTTIIHKIEESLKNSGYGVIKTREPGGIKIAEKIREIILNPDHTEMDPRTEALLYAAARRQHLVEKVLPALEKGIIVLCDRFVDSSLAYQGFARKLGIEEVYSINKFAIEETLPDLTLYFDISPEEGLRRINENQGREINRLDLEEIDFHHQVQEGYLRLIKREPQRLKRVDASQDPDQVLEDCLSIIYPFIRS, from the coding sequence ATGAATAAAAATGGATTATTTATTACAGTTGAAGGACCTGAAGGAGCCGGGAAAACAACTATTATACATAAAATTGAAGAATCATTAAAAAATAGTGGGTATGGTGTCATTAAAACTAGAGAGCCAGGTGGAATTAAAATTGCTGAGAAAATACGGGAGATTATATTAAATCCAGACCATACGGAAATGGACCCAAGAACGGAGGCATTATTATATGCAGCTGCAAGAAGGCAACATTTAGTTGAGAAAGTACTTCCTGCACTTGAAAAAGGGATAATTGTTTTATGTGACCGGTTTGTTGATAGCTCATTAGCTTATCAGGGGTTTGCAAGAAAACTAGGCATTGAAGAGGTATATAGTATAAATAAGTTTGCAATAGAAGAGACTTTACCTGACCTTACATTATATTTTGATATAAGTCCTGAAGAAGGTTTAAGAAGAATTAATGAAAATCAAGGACGTGAAATAAATCGGTTGGATTTGGAAGAAATAGATTTTCATCACCAAGTTCAAGAAGGGTATTTACGTTTAATCAAACGAGAACCACAAAGATTAAAAAGGGTAGATGCAAGCCAGGATCCAGATCAAGTATTAGAGGACTGTTTATCTATTATTTACCCCTTTATTAGATCATAG
- a CDS encoding cyclic-di-AMP receptor, producing the protein MKLILAIVQDQDSNKLSQALTNHNFRSTKLASTGGFLKAGNTTFVIGTEDIRVNKALQVIKENCQSREQMVAPVSPMGGNADSYIPYPVEVEVGGATVFVLPVDQFIQF; encoded by the coding sequence ATGAAACTTATATTAGCTATTGTTCAAGATCAGGATAGTAATAAGCTTTCTCAAGCTTTAACGAACCACAATTTTCGATCGACTAAATTAGCAAGTACAGGTGGCTTTTTAAAGGCAGGGAACACTACCTTTGTGATTGGAACAGAAGATATTCGAGTGAATAAAGCCCTTCAAGTAATAAAAGAAAACTGTCAATCAAGGGAACAGATGGTAGCTCCGGTGAGCCCGATGGGTGGCAATGCTGATTCTTATATACCTTACCCAGTTGAAGTAGAAGTAGGCGGTGCAACCGTATTTGTATTACCTGTAGACCAGTTTATTCAGTTTTAG